The Natranaeroarchaeum aerophilus DNA window GGGCGAAGTGACGGTGATCCAGGACGGCGAGGAGGAGACGATTTCCGCGCCCGGCGTCGTGCTTCACGGGCGCGGGGTCGCCCACGGCGCGCGCAATGACACGGACGAGACTGCGGTGCTGACCGCGAGCCTCTGTCCGCTACCCTCGTAGCCTACTGCCCTGCCCGCGTAACCTAGCGCCCCGCCAGCCCGGCGAGATGGCCTGCCTCCTCGACGATGATCGCCTCGGCACCTAGCCGTGCGGCGTTCTCGCTGCCCGGCAGACAGAACACGGGCGTCTCCTCGACGATGCCCGCGGTCGCTCGCGTCCCGACGATCCGGGTGCCGATCTCGTCGTAGGAGAGCATCCGGAACAGTTCGCCGAAGCCGGGCAGTTCCTTTGTGAACAGTGCGGAGACGGCCTCGATCGTCACATCGTCGGGCGTGACGCCGGTACCGCCTGTGGTGACGACGACATCGACGTCTTCGCGCGCCGCCAGGACGTCGACGGTGTCCCGGACCGCGCCGTGGGCGTCCCCGACCAGTTCGCGCGCGACGACCTCGTGGCCCTCGCTCTCGAACGCTGCAGCGATGGCGTCCCCGGCCGGATCGTCGTCGAGCGTCCGTGAGGTCGAGACGGTGACGACCGCCGCGCCGAGCGATTCGACGTCGTGGTGATGGTGGTCGTGGCCCTCGTCGTGTTCGTGGTGGTGCTCCTCA harbors:
- a CDS encoding MogA/MoaB family molybdenum cofactor biosynthesis protein encodes the protein MVDFQQRDTSRGLSDDAEDENGDEQDSNEHAPDDGDAQHDDNTEEHHHEHDEGHDHHHHDVESLGAAVVTVSTSRTLDDDPAGDAIAAAFESEGHEVVARELVGDAHGAVRDTVDVLAAREDVDVVVTTGGTGVTPDDVTIEAVSALFTKELPGFGELFRMLSYDEIGTRIVGTRATAGIVEETPVFCLPGSENAARLGAEAIIVEEAGHLAGLAGR